In the genome of Brachypodium distachyon strain Bd21 chromosome 3, Brachypodium_distachyon_v3.0, whole genome shotgun sequence, the window GCCGAGAAGCCAACAAAGCCTCGGACCGTCGACGGCATCTTCGCCGACTTCTCTCGCCGTCGCAAGGCGCTCATCAGAGCCCTCACCACCGGTAACTGCTCTTTTCCGGTACATACGATTCGATTATTGTggactattttttttagatctaACGGTGGAAAGCCACCTATACTAGATTGTGTCAAGTGAGTAGTACTATGTTTATTCCAATGTATCTGGGCAGTATACAGCTAGTATAGGGGCAAAATTATTCTGTCAAAAAATATAATATCCCGTAGGTTACGGGCTAATATCAGAGCCTGGATTTATGCAAAACTGCCGCGGCTTCTGCACCATGAACCTCTACTTCTTCACGGTGAAGCCTCTCGGCTAATTCCATAGCAATAAGTCTCTTTCCTCTTCAATTCTTCTCCATGAACTAACAGTACTTGTAATGAGTCTATCACAAGAATGTAATCTCACAGTTGAAACTCGAACTAGGTTATGTAATTATGATGCTTTGGAAGTTTGGATGTCGCCATACTAAATTATGGTAGGCCACTGGTATGTGTGCAGAGGGTGAACGCACAGCCGTCTAGTAGATGGCCGGTGGGGATTGTCCTTAAGAAAAACTACGATAATAAAATCTTTTACATGAAAAATAACCAAATCTAAATAGTCTATATTTGCTCTCAAGAATCAATGGTGAGATGAGACCCATACTACTGTTCTCCCCTACAGGGATATAAATGGTACAGAGATTTTCAGCTCCAAATTAATCCGGATTTGGATCTGGTATTGCTAATATTCGACGAATGTGAATTgtccctcttttttttgcggattATCCGATGTGCCCTCAATTAGGATTATCCGATAATATGGCCTGGTGTCCTAGCCCCGTATGCCCAATATATTAGTTGTTGGCCCAATCGTAGGCTACCCTCCACTCTTCACGTACATATATAATCGTAGTTGCACCGCACGAGCATGACATGACCACAACCACGTACCACATGCAAATTGTCTGTCACTGGATTCATATCTTGCCGCCGCTGGTTGTATCGTTCACCGTATTGTTTATTGTAGCCGTATTGGTGTGAATTTGCGGATTTGAACACTTAATGCTACACTTTGCTTAATACAAATAGAAAACATTAGAGaaatattttctttgtgttgtTTATATGTGGAAATAAAATTAAGTTGCCTTCCGGGCATTTATCCAATAATATTTATCCATGTGTGTCCAACTCCACTCCGCTTCCTCTCTGTTTACCATATCCTTTCAAACATCTGTAGGTATATCTCTTTTGATATGGTCATTGTTGCTAAAAGTAATTGAGTGATCTAGAAAAAGAGAACATAAGATTCCCAAAAAACATCTGTAGGTAATTGTGTTTTGATATCGGCTAGTTCCATTGCAATAAGTCTTTTTCCTCTTCAATTCTTCTCCATGACAAACAGTACTTGTACTGAGTCTATCACATGAATGTAATCTCACAGCTGACACTCCGACTAGGTTGTTATGTAATTATGATGCTTAGGAAGTTAATTTGGATGTCACCATACTAAATTCTGGTAGGCCCCTGGTGCGCAGAGAGTAAACGCGTAGCGGTCTAGTGGATGGCAGGAGGGGATGTCCTTAAAAAAACTACGATAATAAAACATGTTACATTAAAAATAACCAAATGTACTACTGTTCTCCCCTACAGGGATGTAAATGGTACAGAGATTTTCAGCTCAAAATTAATCCGCGTTTGGATCTGGTATTGTAATGTTCGACGAATGTGAATTATCCGTCATTTTTTTGCAGATTATCTGATAAAATGGCCTGGTGTCCTAGCCCTGGATGCCCACTATATTAGTTGTTGGCCCAATCCTAGGCTATATATACCCTCCACTCTTCACATACACCACATATATAATCGTAGTTGCACCACACGAGCATGACACGACCACAACCACCACATGCAAAAGTCTGTCACCGGATACATATCTCGCTATGCctcccgttgtatcgttcacgGTATTGTTTATTGTAGTCGTATTCGTGTGAACTTGCGACTTTGAACACTTGATGCCACACTTTGCTTACTACAAACAGAAAACATTAGAGaaatattttctttgtgttgtTTATATGTGGAAATAAAATTGTCCACGTCTGGTCCAACTCCACTCTGTTTCCGCACTAATCTGTAGTCCAATATAATCCGAATCCGATCATTATCCGCTCCGTTCCgaatttggcaaaaaaaatatggtaaAAGATATGGAAAGAGTAATATCCGACCTAATCTGATCCGATCTTTTTACAGCTCTGCTCCCCTAGCAGTAAGTTGCACGTGTACAAAAGCTCCTTGTACCGCTCTCTCTCCTTCATTAGTTTCTAATCCCTCCGTTTATATATACAAAAACATATTGACATTtataactctaaattagttttactTTTATTATATATATCTTCGTAGTATACTTAtatgatattgtagatattagtagagttttctataaacttggtcaaagttgaagaagtttgacttaagacacAGCTAGAAAATCTTACATTTAGAAAGGGAGCTTGTAGTAATTGTTGCATTGGCTGTGCTGTGTGTTTTGTTGtgtcttccttttctttttggagaaTTTTCTGTGTTGTGCTTGACGCGCTTGTCTTGTCACCGTGCAGATCAGGACAAGTTCTTTCGTCAATGCGATCCAGGTCAGAGTTACATGTTGATTCTTACATgcatcagaaattcagaattgTGGATCCATCATCATCTTTCGGAATGGAATTAATACTATAGACCTGTTTTCATTCATTTTTTCTGGTTGCAGATAAAAAGGCCTTGTCCTTGTACGGCCACGAAAGCGGGGAATGGGAAGTGATGCTGCCAACAGAGATGTTGCCCGCGGAGTTGCCAGAGCCAGCGCTGGGCATCAACTATGCGCGagattcaatgaaccgtctgCACTGGCTCTCCAAAGTCGCCATTCACGCTGACTCGTGGCTCATTGGCGTTGCCTTCTACTTAGGGCAGGTGTTCCTCGACAAACGCCAAAGGTGCTAACTATACaacatttttctttatttatcTAGCTACGTAAGATGGctgtttcagaaaaaaaaacattttctgGAACAACTTCATGCAGGATGTTTCAGAAAAAATGCATGCACATGGCGATTAATCAGAAACAGTTAACCTATTCACCAAGAAATTATTAGTATAGAGTCAAGATCAAGTGGATCCTACACTCGTGAGGAATCGTGTTACTTCAGGGTGGCCAATGGGCAAGGGCCTCTCACCGGCCTGATAATCGTACTACCATATAATACACAGAATTTAGGTGTGTTCCAAGAAAAGAGTACATATATATGATTCTCAAAAAAGGAGCACATAAGATGATATATATTCTCCTATTCTGTTCTTTTGTTGAGCAAGAAAAGGGCAGAGCTGTAGACCTGCACAATATATAAGTTGTTGAGTAACGAGCGCTATGTATTTGTTGTTTAGAATGGTATGTCAAGAAGTAATTTTATGACAACACTGTCATTTAGATCTTCGTTCATTTGGCTTAATCCTATCAAGGGTGAATGCACCAAAAGTAATTTGTGTGAAACGTTATTTATAGATGCCGTGCAACCTACGTTATATATGCTGATTCTGCGATTTGGTTTCCCTGACAGGATGTGTTTATTCAGTATGATGAACGATTTACCAACCGTCCTCGAAAGTTGCTCTTACTTTCACAAATATGAGTGCATTTGTTGCGCCCCAAGAAAGATGCCACCATCTCCAGTTTTAATGGTTTCATCAGGCAATCCAAAGAAGCGCTCTCGGACTACACTAGATGAAGATCTGAACATTAACCCAAGCAATGGCTCGCGGGCtacagaagctgctgaagataATGTTGAGGAGAATGAAGATACGGATCAATATTATTGTGCAGCTTGCGGTGCTCAGTACAATAAGAATGCGTTCTGGATCTGCTGCGACTTCTGCCACCTGTGGTTCCACGGTAAATGTGTGAACATGACTTCTGCTCAAGCAGAGCAGGTGAAAGAATATAAGTGTCCTGACTGCATCCGTGAGGAACTCGGAGAGTAGCTAGTAGCTACCGTAGGTTTAGTTTGCATGCATTGAGGAATAAGTGAGCCGATAGCTATGATTTTTTGCTCGGACCAATAGCTATGATTTTTTGCTCGGAGTACCAATCAGTGAAACCTCCTTCACATTTCTATGTCGAACAAACAGTTGTTTTGATATTTTAATCAGTCACATGTTGCTTTCCTTTCAAACATCTGTAGGTATATCTGTTTTTATATGGTCATTGTTGCTAAAGGTAATTGTGTGATCTAGAAAAAGAGAACATAAGATTCCCGAAAATTAGCACATAAGATATGGTGTTCTCTCCTATTATGACTTTTTTGTTGTGAAATAAAAGGGGGGAGCGCTGTAGTCTTGCACAATATAAGTCTTTAAGTAATGAGCTATATATCAAAAAGGCATGTTACTTAGATACAAACACAATTACTGCCTGAACGATGGAAATATGAGATCGTATTTCTCTCTACTTGATGCTCCCTCTTGTCGTCCGGCGTCAGCTTCTTTCTGTGGTAGGACATCGCTTCTTTCTGCAGTGCTATGACACGatcatgccaaaaaaaatcacaatgGTTGCCAATTTTTTACTATTTCCGTAATTAACTGTAATTGTGTGCTCTATATATGATACAGAGGCAGCTGGGGCCAATAAAATACACATATatgaaaatttatttattttgaaacacATAAGTTTTGCTTTGAAACATGCTGAACACATTTTAGTGAGACGAATGAAATTTCATTGATAACTAGTCAAGAGCATGTGAGCTGCTAAATATATGAGCAACGTTGATACACTGAGATAAGAGTAAGGCGAGCATAACACACGCAGTCATTTTATTATATTGCCAAGAAGGTCGAAACAAGTTTAACCTGCTGGAGAACAGAGTTTACAagacacacacaaaaaagaaaaaataaataatagaAAAACAGAACTATAGCACTTAGACAAGAGCCCTAAGGCGAAGCTGCTGAAGAACAAGAGTATAAATTTAAGGAACATCGTCGGCTCCGAAGAGGAGCTTGCCGAGGCCAGCATCCCGGCGGTTCACAATAATCTGGCTTCCTCGTTGATAATCTGAAACACCCGGAATCAATGTTGTCTCGCCTTCTATGAAAAGTCTATTGTTTCGCTCTAATTCAAAATGGTCCAGAGAGTTAGAAGGTACAGGCCGGAAACAGCACCCTACTAGCTTCCCTCTTTTGAGAACCATCTTGCTATTATTGCCTCGTACTACTCCACTAGCAAGTTGTCT includes:
- the LOC100831249 gene encoding PHD finger protein ALFIN-LIKE 3, yielding MDTSAGAEKPTKPRTVDGIFADFSRRRKALIRALTTDQDKFFRQCDPDKKALSLYGHESGEWEVMLPTEMLPAELPEPALGINYARDSMNRLHWLSKVAIHADSWLIGVAFYLGQVFLDKRQRMCLFSMMNDLPTVLESCSYFHKYECICCAPRKMPPSPVLMVSSGNPKKRSRTTLDEDLNINPSNGSRATEAAEDNVEENEDTDQYYCAACGAQYNKNAFWICCDFCHLWFHGKCVNMTSAQAEQVKEYKCPDCIREELGE